From a single Capsicum annuum cultivar UCD-10X-F1 chromosome 12, UCD10Xv1.1, whole genome shotgun sequence genomic region:
- the LOC107849922 gene encoding auxin-responsive protein SAUR50-like, with protein MSACSKIRHIVALRQMLQRWRKKAARRCVPIDVPSGHVAITVGTNCKRYVVRATYLNHPMFKKLLSQAEEEYGFTNSGPLAIPCGELFFEEFLSHLDNNKSMLVNFEDFQRYCHMDARSNLDFRGDSRPLLHTKFVW; from the coding sequence ATGTCAGCCTGCAGCAAGATCCGTCACATTGTAGCACTGCGCCAAATGCTACAACGCTGGAGGAAGAAGGCAGCCCGTCGCTGTGTCCCTATCGACGTGCCATCAGGTCATGTAGCCATCACAGTAGGCACCAACTGCAAGAGATATGTTGTTCGTGCCACTTATTTGAACCATCCAATGTTCAAGAAATTGTTGTCACAAGCTGAGGAAGAATATGGTTTTACTAACTCTGGTCCATTAGCTATTCCTTGTGGCGAGTTGTTCTTTGAAGAGTTCCTTAGCCACTTGGACAACAATAAGTCAATGTTAGTGAACTTTGAAGATTTTCAAAGATATTGTCACATGGATGCTCGAAGTAATCTTGATTTTAGGGGTGATTCTAGACCCCTTTTGCATACTAAGTTCGTATGGTAA